In Paenibacillus sp. JQZ6Y-1, one genomic interval encodes:
- a CDS encoding stage II sporulation protein M — protein sequence MLSFRTFWHDLKNNSSMLILATVLFVLGMILGVIMVEPLGAYLQSQLQQLRGISQQLQSGNHVELNYFLFIFFNNAIKSIFIIFLGIFFGVIPVIFLVMNGMVIGYLLHVSALQGANLAELIFKGLLPHGIIEIPAILIASAYGLKFGKLILDSMTTWNTPGRERLKKERRHFLRSTLPASLWIVIMLLVAAVIESTITYWLMQA from the coding sequence ATGCTATCGTTTCGTACCTTTTGGCATGATTTGAAAAATAACTCTTCCATGCTCATTCTAGCAACGGTACTTTTTGTACTTGGGATGATCCTCGGCGTAATTATGGTTGAACCGCTAGGTGCTTATTTACAAAGCCAGCTGCAACAGCTGCGTGGAATCAGTCAACAATTGCAGTCGGGTAATCATGTAGAGCTAAACTACTTTTTATTTATCTTTTTCAATAATGCAATCAAAAGCATCTTTATTATCTTTCTAGGAATCTTCTTTGGTGTAATACCGGTAATCTTTCTCGTTATGAACGGTATGGTCATTGGTTACCTGCTGCATGTCTCTGCACTCCAAGGTGCTAATCTAGCGGAATTGATCTTCAAAGGGTTACTACCTCATGGGATTATTGAAATTCCGGCTATTCTGATTGCTTCCGCATATGGTTTGAAGTTTGGAAAGCTAATTCTGGACTCCATGACAACCTGGAATACACCAGGGAGAGAAAGACTTAAAAAGGAACGTCGTCATTTTCTTCGGTCTACTTTGCCTGCTTCACTATGGATCGTAATTATGCTGCTTGTCGCCGCGGTGATTGAAAGTACTATTACGTACTGGCTGATGCAGGCATAG